The Flavobacterium psychrophilum genome includes a region encoding these proteins:
- a CDS encoding transcriptional regulator produces the protein MKLNCVVVDDSTIHRITIAKLVNEHTDLTLVGDFSNASETRNCILNKNVDLLFLDIEMPVQSGFDLLDGLKTRPQIIFVSSKSDYALKAFDYAAVDYLHKPISKDRFNKAVEKAIESSQRKKEVPDDDGEFIFIKSNLKNFKIFISKIKWVEAFGDYIKINTEDETHLVLSTMKSFENELPGDKFLRVHKSFIINIDKVERFNSKFAEIGNTKIPLSRNKKEDLANALNK, from the coding sequence ATGAAACTTAACTGTGTTGTTGTCGATGACAGCACAATACATAGAATAACCATTGCGAAACTGGTCAATGAGCACACAGATCTTACCCTTGTTGGTGATTTCTCCAATGCCTCTGAAACACGAAACTGCATCCTTAATAAGAATGTAGATTTATTGTTCCTTGATATTGAAATGCCTGTACAGAGTGGTTTCGACTTACTCGATGGGCTTAAAACCAGGCCGCAGATTATCTTTGTATCGTCTAAATCCGACTATGCCTTAAAGGCGTTTGACTATGCCGCCGTTGATTACCTGCACAAACCTATTAGTAAAGACCGTTTTAATAAGGCGGTTGAAAAAGCTATTGAATCAAGCCAACGAAAAAAGGAAGTTCCTGATGACGATGGCGAATTCATCTTTATTAAGAGTAACCTGAAAAACTTCAAGATTTTTATCTCTAAAATTAAGTGGGTTGAGGCGTTCGGCGATTATATCAAGATCAATACCGAAGATGAAACACATCTTGTATTGTCTACAATGAAATCTTTCGAAAACGAACTACCGGGAGATAAATTCCTAAGGGTTCATAAATCGTTTATCATTAATATCGATAAGGTAGAGCGCTTTAACAGTAAGTTTGCCGAGATTGGCAATACAAAGATTCCGCTTAGCCGAAACAAGAAAGAAGATCTGGCGAACGCCCTTAATAAATAA
- a CDS encoding primosomal protein N' codes for MPFFIEVVLPLALPKPFTYAVNEAEFAFLQTGMRVAVPFGRNKIYTGLVLSKHQTPPQLYEAKDIHQILDDFPLVTQAQLDHWQWIAGYYMCNIGEVYKSAMPSGFLLESETIISSRPGFDAQDEILSDDEYLIYEALQRQSALKVQEVISILNKKTILPVINKLIAKNAISLQEEVNEKYKPKTTRYIRLQAEFTQQEQLSGLMEVLSRAQKQREAVMLFFQLQATDKKPVTVKKLMEAGATAAVIKSLIDKDIFEEYYIKEDRIQFEGSDSAGFGLSPKQLQAFEEIKTSFTQKEVTLLHGITSSGKTEIYIKLIEEYIATGKQVLYLLPEIALTTQLVVRLTAYFGNDVAVFHSKYSNNERIETWQHVLAGSEKAKVVIGARSALFLPFQDLGLIIIDEEHEQTFKQQDPAPRYHARDAAIVLANTHKAKVLLGSATPGIETYYNATHGKYGYVSLRERFGNVTPPEIILIDLKDKYKRKRMTGHFSDEMIDAIAENLSEGKQVILFQNRRGFSPWVECMTCGHVPQCPQCDVSLTYYKYKNSLRCHYCGYNIANPTHCHKCHSTDLNTKGFGTEQIELELKSLFPDKNSWRMDQDTTRGKHGYEKIIDAFKNREIDILVGTQMLAKGLHFDNVGMVGILNADNMLYQPDFRAFERAYQMMVQVAGRAGRKDIQGKVYIQTYNPLHNVIRQVTENDYEGMYKEQLYERHNFKYPPFYRLIRITLKHKDYEKLKDGSLWLYNVLSQNLGIPVLGPEEPGINRIRNEYIRTIMIKIPTGVALGGTKKAIEKILSSFDAVPQYRPIRVTANVDPY; via the coding sequence ATGCCTTTTTTCATAGAAGTTGTATTGCCATTAGCCCTGCCGAAACCTTTTACTTATGCTGTTAACGAGGCAGAATTTGCCTTTTTACAAACAGGTATGCGTGTTGCAGTTCCTTTTGGTCGTAACAAAATATACACAGGACTGGTACTCAGCAAACACCAGACACCACCGCAGCTTTACGAAGCAAAAGACATTCACCAGATATTAGATGACTTTCCGTTGGTGACCCAGGCTCAGCTTGACCATTGGCAGTGGATCGCCGGCTACTATATGTGCAATATTGGCGAGGTGTATAAATCGGCCATGCCAAGCGGATTTTTACTGGAAAGCGAAACGATTATTTCCTCCCGCCCCGGCTTTGATGCGCAAGACGAAATCCTTTCTGATGATGAGTACCTTATTTATGAGGCGTTACAAAGACAGTCGGCACTTAAAGTTCAGGAAGTAATTTCAATACTGAACAAAAAAACAATACTTCCGGTTATCAATAAACTTATTGCTAAAAATGCGATATCATTACAGGAAGAAGTAAACGAAAAATACAAGCCTAAAACCACTCGTTACATACGCCTCCAGGCAGAGTTTACGCAGCAGGAACAGCTAAGCGGATTGATGGAAGTACTCTCCCGCGCTCAAAAGCAGCGTGAGGCTGTGATGTTATTTTTCCAGCTTCAGGCGACTGATAAAAAACCTGTCACCGTAAAAAAACTAATGGAGGCCGGTGCCACAGCAGCCGTTATAAAATCGCTGATCGATAAAGATATCTTCGAGGAATATTATATTAAAGAAGACCGCATTCAGTTTGAAGGGTCAGATTCCGCAGGATTTGGACTGAGTCCGAAACAGCTACAGGCCTTTGAAGAAATAAAAACAAGCTTTACCCAGAAAGAGGTGACATTGCTTCACGGCATTACTTCCAGCGGTAAAACTGAGATCTATATAAAGTTAATTGAAGAATATATAGCGACAGGGAAACAGGTATTATACTTATTACCCGAGATTGCACTTACCACTCAGCTGGTAGTAAGGCTTACTGCCTATTTCGGAAATGATGTAGCGGTATTCCATTCTAAGTATTCCAATAACGAACGCATAGAAACCTGGCAGCACGTACTGGCAGGTTCAGAAAAAGCAAAGGTTGTAATAGGCGCTCGTTCTGCCCTGTTTTTACCTTTTCAGGATCTTGGCCTTATTATAATAGACGAAGAACACGAGCAGACCTTTAAACAACAGGACCCTGCACCACGCTACCATGCGCGTGATGCCGCTATTGTTCTGGCGAATACCCATAAAGCAAAAGTATTATTAGGATCTGCCACCCCGGGAATTGAAACCTACTACAATGCCACCCATGGTAAATATGGGTATGTGTCGCTACGGGAACGTTTTGGGAATGTAACACCACCCGAAATTATACTGATAGACCTTAAAGATAAATACAAACGCAAACGCATGACCGGTCATTTTAGTGACGAGATGATCGATGCGATTGCAGAAAATTTATCGGAAGGCAAACAGGTTATACTGTTTCAAAACCGCCGCGGCTTTTCGCCCTGGGTTGAATGTATGACATGTGGGCATGTTCCGCAGTGTCCTCAGTGCGATGTAAGCCTTACGTATTATAAATATAAGAACTCGCTTCGGTGTCATTACTGCGGTTACAATATAGCTAACCCAACCCATTGCCATAAGTGTCACTCTACCGATCTTAACACTAAGGGCTTCGGGACCGAACAGATAGAACTGGAACTTAAATCGCTTTTCCCTGATAAGAATTCATGGCGAATGGACCAGGACACCACACGTGGTAAACATGGTTATGAGAAAATAATCGATGCATTTAAAAACAGGGAAATTGATATACTTGTAGGCACACAGATGCTGGCAAAAGGACTCCATTTTGACAATGTAGGCATGGTGGGTATTCTTAATGCTGATAACATGCTGTATCAACCCGATTTCCGTGCCTTTGAACGTGCTTATCAGATGATGGTTCAGGTGGCGGGCCGTGCAGGCCGTAAAGACATTCAGGGAAAAGTATATATTCAAACGTATAATCCGCTGCATAATGTTATCCGCCAGGTAACAGAGAATGATTACGAAGGCATGTATAAAGAGCAATTGTACGAGAGGCACAACTTTAAGTACCCTCCTTTTTACAGGCTGATACGTATTACATTAAAACACAAGGATTACGAGAAACTGAAAGACGGTTCGTTATGGTTATATAATGTATTGTCTCAAAATTTAGGTATACCTGTTTTAGGTCCCGAAGAACCGGGAATAAACAGGATAAGAAATGAGTACATACGTACTATTATGATAAAAATTCCGACTGGCGTAGCTCTAGGGGGCACCAAGAAAGCCATTGAGAAAATATTGAGTAGTTTTGATGCTGTACCGCAATACAGGCCGATACGTGTTACAGCAAATGTAGATCCGTATTAA
- a CDS encoding ribonuclease BN: protein MSIELEHKLERIPVIKYAVRFGKSIKLPYSEGLTLYHLMELYITGIIKGDLSYRAGAIAFSFFMSLFPFALFLLNLIPFIPLEGFQDDFMQFVEENVPPNTFSAIEGILKDILSNSQGGLLSFGILLAILLMSNGINALLSGFQNSLHITIKRTYFRQYALAIGLSLVFTTVLIFTVATIVTLEVIIHSLTSRGFLTDDVYLLKLGRYAVLIAMVLIITSLMFKFAAKETKASAFFSYGSILSTVLFGLTSYGFGIYVVRFAKYNQLYGSIGTLLVLMLYIWINCFILLLGFELNALIHKLKRKNLYI from the coding sequence ATGTCTATAGAACTGGAACATAAACTGGAGCGCATCCCTGTTATAAAATACGCGGTGCGTTTTGGTAAAAGCATTAAGCTTCCGTATTCGGAAGGGCTTACCCTATATCACCTTATGGAACTGTACATTACAGGTATCATTAAAGGCGATTTGTCGTACCGTGCCGGAGCCATTGCATTCAGTTTCTTTATGTCTCTTTTTCCCTTTGCTCTTTTTCTGCTTAACCTTATTCCGTTTATCCCATTAGAGGGTTTCCAGGACGATTTTATGCAGTTTGTGGAGGAGAACGTTCCGCCAAACACGTTCAGTGCTATTGAAGGCATCCTGAAAGATATCCTGAGCAATAGCCAGGGCGGATTGCTTTCTTTTGGTATCCTCTTGGCCATTCTCCTTATGAGTAATGGTATCAACGCATTGCTGAGCGGTTTCCAGAATAGTTTGCACATCACAATAAAACGCACGTATTTCCGGCAGTATGCTTTGGCGATAGGGCTTTCGCTGGTATTCACAACAGTACTTATATTTACCGTTGCAACCATTGTAACACTGGAGGTTATCATTCATAGCCTAACCAGCCGCGGTTTCCTAACCGATGATGTGTACCTGTTGAAATTAGGCCGCTATGCCGTACTTATAGCCATGGTACTTATCATAACGTCGCTTATGTTCAAATTCGCCGCAAAAGAGACAAAGGCTTCGGCTTTCTTTAGCTACGGGTCAATTTTAAGCACAGTACTGTTTGGTTTAACATCGTACGGATTTGGTATTTACGTTGTTAGGTTTGCAAAGTATAATCAGCTTTACGGATCTATTGGCACGCTACTTGTATTAATGCTATATATATGGATAAACTGCTTTATTTTATTACTCGGTTTCGAATTAAATGCGCTTATTCATAAATTAAAGAGAAAAAATTTATATATTTAA
- a CDS encoding nicotinate-nucleotide pyrophosphorylase (catalyzes the formation of pyridine-2,3-dicarboxylate and 5-phospho-alpha-D-ribose 1-diphosphate from nictinate D-ribonucleotide), translating to MISETQFQHELQLIIANAIREDVGAGDYSSLACIPTSATGRAKLLVKDNGILAGVAFAQQVFAHVDPNLTIEVFIQDGTPVKYGDVAFHVSGSSQSILKAERLVLNAMQRMSAIATKTASYVKLLEGTGTKVLDTRKTTPGIRAIEKWAVKIGGGENHRFALYDMIMLKDNHIDFAGGITPAIQKTQEYLKANNLDLKIIVEARDLEEVREIIANPGIHRILLDNFDYEQTREAVALIGDYCQTESSGGINEETMRHYAECGVDYISSGALTHSIYNMDLSLKAF from the coding sequence ATGATATCTGAAACCCAATTTCAGCACGAACTCCAACTTATTATAGCGAATGCCATCCGTGAAGATGTAGGCGCAGGCGATTACAGTTCACTGGCCTGCATACCGACTTCGGCAACAGGTCGCGCCAAGCTTCTTGTAAAAGATAATGGCATACTTGCAGGTGTTGCTTTCGCTCAACAGGTGTTCGCCCATGTTGACCCAAACCTTACTATTGAAGTTTTTATACAAGATGGTACTCCCGTTAAATATGGCGATGTAGCTTTTCATGTTTCGGGAAGTTCGCAGAGCATCCTTAAAGCCGAAAGGCTGGTACTTAATGCCATGCAGCGTATGAGTGCTATTGCAACCAAAACTGCCAGCTACGTAAAACTACTGGAAGGCACAGGCACCAAAGTACTCGACACACGTAAGACTACTCCGGGAATACGCGCTATTGAAAAATGGGCGGTAAAGATTGGCGGCGGCGAAAACCACCGTTTTGCATTATACGATATGATTATGCTTAAAGACAATCATATCGACTTTGCAGGAGGCATTACCCCTGCTATTCAAAAAACGCAGGAATATCTTAAAGCCAACAACCTTGACCTTAAGATAATCGTTGAGGCCCGTGACCTGGAAGAGGTTCGCGAAATAATTGCCAATCCGGGTATTCACCGCATACTGCTTGATAATTTTGATTACGAGCAAACCCGCGAAGCTGTTGCCCTTATTGGCGACTACTGCCAAACGGAATCATCGGGCGGCATTAACGAAGAGACAATGCGCCATTATGCCGAGTGCGGTGTAGATTACATCTCGTCGGGCGCGCTTACGCATTCTATCTATAACATGGACCTTAGCCTAAAAGCATTTTAA
- a CDS encoding 5'-nucleotidase, which produces MKRRDFIQKTAAGSALVLGGLSLSSFAEPTVKKITILHTNDVHSHIDPFPVDDPKYPNMGGAARRATLIQELRKQNPNTLLLDAGDIFQGTPYFNYYGGELEFKLMSMMQYDLATLGNHDFDNGLAGFKKQLPHGTFDFVSANYDFKNTILDGLVKPYKIFVKDGIKIGVFGLGIELHGLVEQKNYLETVYNDPLAVAQDMARTLRHNEKCDLVICLSHLGFLYTNDPSKICDLTLARNTKNIDLIIGGHTHTFLNKPYIEKNTEGKEVLVNQVGCYGLNLGQINFYFEQGRMSSKGKTIVV; this is translated from the coding sequence ATGAAAAGAAGGGATTTTATACAAAAAACAGCTGCAGGATCGGCATTGGTATTAGGCGGACTGTCACTTAGCAGCTTTGCAGAACCTACGGTAAAGAAAATAACTATTCTGCATACTAACGACGTGCACAGCCATATAGACCCTTTTCCTGTGGACGACCCTAAATACCCTAATATGGGCGGGGCTGCACGAAGGGCAACATTAATACAGGAACTTCGCAAGCAGAACCCTAACACTTTATTACTGGATGCCGGGGATATCTTTCAGGGTACACCCTACTTTAATTATTACGGTGGTGAACTGGAGTTTAAGCTAATGAGCATGATGCAGTATGACCTTGCCACCTTAGGAAACCACGATTTCGATAACGGACTGGCGGGCTTCAAAAAGCAATTACCTCACGGAACTTTCGATTTTGTTTCAGCCAATTACGATTTTAAGAATACTATACTCGACGGACTGGTTAAGCCTTACAAGATCTTTGTAAAAGATGGCATTAAAATAGGCGTATTTGGATTGGGAATAGAATTGCATGGACTTGTAGAACAGAAAAACTACCTGGAAACCGTTTATAACGATCCGCTTGCGGTAGCACAGGATATGGCACGCACCCTTCGCCATAATGAGAAATGCGATTTGGTGATATGCCTTTCTCACCTCGGCTTTTTATACACTAATGATCCTTCTAAAATATGCGACCTTACACTGGCACGCAACACTAAGAACATAGACCTTATTATTGGCGGGCACACCCATACTTTCTTAAACAAACCCTACATCGAGAAAAATACCGAAGGCAAAGAAGTACTCGTAAACCAGGTAGGCTGTTACGGACTTAACCTGGGACAGATCAATTTTTATTTTGAACAGGGAAGAATGTCTTCTAAAGGGAAGACGATTGTGGTATAA